The Maylandia zebra isolate NMK-2024a linkage group LG4, Mzebra_GT3a, whole genome shotgun sequence genome includes a window with the following:
- the LOC101481974 gene encoding GTPase IMAP family member 7 gives MSSSESAASHEVSEASAPTSEAESLRIVLLGRTGTGRSSSGNTILGRSAFLVDVSPCSVTARCKKQSGIVGRRSISVIDTPGLFHTHLSSQEVMAEVGQCVGFSSPGPHAFLVTLQLGRFTHEEREAFEWIKARLGPGVMRFTMVLFTCGDQLKGKRIEDFLEESQELSEFVSSCYGGYHVFDNSRQEETDECSHQVMQLLEKVDQIVAKNGGGCYSDEMLKEAEGAIREAHERILGEAGHVVESIQTEAEVPEGRLPRLEKKWEDEERRREEEEARKRAERLFWCELVTALGKGAAEGAGIMGKDKGKGKAVKKAKVVEKVAALAASPLSVRSAAKAVGGAVREGSKVLYKHRKTLLR, from the exons ATGTCGTCATCTGAAAGTGCTGCGTCACATGAAG TCAGTGAAGCATCAGCCCCCACATCAGAGGCTGAATCTCTGAGGATCGTTCTGCTGGGCCGGACCGGGACAGGCAGAAGCTCCTCTGGCAACACCATCCTGGGAAGGTCTGCGTTCCTGGTGGACGTGTCCCCCTGTTCTGTAACCGCACGATGCAAGAAACAGAGCGGGATAGTGGGAAGGCGGAGTATCTCCGTCATTGACACTCCCGGGCTCTTCCACACACACCTGTCTTCTCAGGAGGTTATGGCAGAGGTGGGACAGTGTGTTGGTTTCTCTTCTCCGGGACCCCACGCCTTCTTGGTGACACTGCAGCTCGGCAGGTTCACCCATGAGGAGAGGGAGGCCTTTGAGTGGATCAAAGCTAGATTAGGGCCTGGAGTAATGAGGTTTACGATGGTGCTGTTCACCTGTGGTGACCAGCTGAAGGGGAAACGCATCGAGGACTTTCTAGAGGAGAGCCAGGAGCTGTCTGAGTTTGTCAGCAGCTGCTATGGAGGATATCACGTCTTTGATAACAGCAGGCAGGAGGAAACAGATGAATGTTCACATCAAGTCATGCAACTTTTGGAGAAGGTGGACCAAATTGTGGCTAAGAATGGAGGCGGTTGCTACAGCGATGAGATGCTGAAGGAGGCTGAAGGTGCCATAAGGGAGGCACATGAGAGGATTCTGGGTGAAGCTGGGCACGTGGTGGAGTCTATTCAGACAGAGGCTGAGGTCCCAGAGGGGCGGCTGCCAAGATTGGAAAAGAAGTGGGAGGATGAGGAGAGGagaagggaggaagaggaggcccGGAAGAGAGCGGAGAGGCTTTTCTGGTGCGAGCTGGTGACCGCCCTGGGGAAAGGTGCTGCGGAGGGGGCAGGGATCATGGGAAAGGACAAGGGGAAAGGGAAAGCTGTGAAGAAGGCGAAGGTGGTGGAGAAAGTGGCAGCTCTGGCTGCGTCTCCGCTCTCTGTCAGGTCGGCTGCGAAAGCAGTGGGAGGGGCCGTGAGAGAAGGAAGCAAGGTGCtatacaaacacagaaaaactttACTGCGCTGA
- the kdelr3 gene encoding ER lumen protein-retaining receptor 3 encodes MNIFRLAGDVSHLVAIIILLLKIWRSKSCAGISGKSQVLFAIVFTTRYLDLFTVYISAYNTVMKVVFLALSYATVYLIYMRFRNTYDSENDTFRVEFLLVPVTGLSFLENYAFTPMEILWTFSIFLEAVAIMPQLFMITKTGEAESITTHYLFFLGLYRALYIANWVWRYHTEGFFDQIAVVSGVVQTIFYCDFFYLYVTKVLRGRGKMTLPMPV; translated from the exons ATGAATATCTTCCGTCTGGCGGGTGACGTGTCACATTTGGTGGCTATCATCATCCTGTTGCTGAAGATATGGAGGTCCAAGTCGTGTGCTG GCATCTCTGGGAAGTCTCAGGTGCTGTTTGCGATTGTCTTCACCACCAGGTATCTCGACCTGTTCACGGTCTACATTTCTGCTTACAACACGGTCATGAAG GTGGTGTTCCTGGCTTTGTCCTATGCTACAGTGTACTTGATCTACATGCGCTTCAGGAACACGTACGACTCTGAGAACGACACTTTCCGCGTGGAGTTCCTGCTGGTCCCAGTCACCGGGCTGTCCTTCCTGGAGAACTATGCTTTCACCCCAATGGAG ATCCTGTGGACCTTCTCCATCTTTCTGGAAGCAGTGGCCATAATGCCACAGCTCTTCATGATCACCAAGACCGGCGAGGCGGAGTCCATCACCACCCACTACCTGTTCTTCCTCGGCCTTTACAGAGCCCTCTACATCGCCAACTGGGTGTGGCGCTATCACACAGAGGGCTTCTTCGACCAGATCGCGGTGGTGTCCGGCGTCGTGCAGACCATCTTCTACTGCGATTTCTTCTACCTCTACGTCACAAAAG TGCTTCGGGGAAGAGGAAAGATGACCCTGCCGATGCCGGTTTAA
- the kcnj4 gene encoding ATP-sensitive inward rectifier potassium channel 12: protein MGTSRANRYSIVSDTLPEEERQKISSLGLHNGHSSPRFRLHLACTSEGEDRRRSGTSAIVPSTTEQGVMNNYNGKVLTRGSNQVRSRFVKKNGQCNVVFTNMEEKGQRFLADIFTTCVDIRWRYLLAVFCTSFLVSWLFFGLIFYTVALAHGDFEEHPTLKGDGLTHGGLHGATSGHTTGEQAQRMPCILHVQGFIGALLFSMETQTTIGYGWRCVTEECPVAVITVVIQSIVGCIIDSFMIGTIMAKMARPKKRNQTLMFSKNAVIALRDGKLCLMWRVGNLRKSHIVEAHVRAQLIRSYVTAEGEFIPLEQMDLNVGYDEGTDRLFLVSPLVIVHEIDKDSPLYTLSRADLEADDFEVVVILEGMVEATAMTTQFRSSYLSREIFWGHRFEPVIYEDRDRYKVDYARFHKTYEVPSMPHLSAKELDEAASKASSAASPASACRATKDLIPMSLNAFCYENEVALSCGEEEDDIFDSSQIVGKERAEERRTSVSVDFQNMFHDNSTVTSGSHNVMCVLDMDNNQMEFDILQTAIPLDPVTYKSEQEIQ, encoded by the exons ATGGGAACAAGTAGAGCCAACAG GTACAGCATTGTGTCTGATACTTTACCAGAGGAAGAAAGGCAAAAGATTTCTAGCTTAGGACTCCATAACGGCCACAGTTCACCCAGATTCAGACTGCACTTGGCCTGCACCTCAGAAGGAGAAGACAGGAGGAGGTCAGGAACCTCCGCTATCGTGCCCAGCACGACGGAGCAAGGAGTGATGAACAACTACAACGGAAAGGTTCTGACAAGGGGCTCCAACCAAGTACGGAGCCGATTTGTGAAGAAAAATGGACAATGTAACGTTGTGTTCACCAACATGGAAGAAAAGGGGCAGCGCTTTCTAGCTGACATCTTCACCACCTGTGTGGACATCCGCTGGAGATACCTGTTGGCTGTATTCTGCACCAGCTTTCTTGTCTCCTGGCTGTTTTTTGGTTTAATCTTTTACACTGTTGCCCTGGCACATGGGGACTTTGAAGAGCACCCTACACTGAAGGGTGATGGACTGACACATGGAGGTCTGCACGGAGCCACATCTGGACATACAACTGGAGAGCAAGCACAAAGGATGCCCTGCATACTTCATGTTCAGGGGTTTATTGGGGCGCTCCTGTTCTCCATGGAGACCCAAACTACTATCGGTTACGGATGGCGCTGTGTTACCGAGGAGTGCCCTGTTGCTGTAATAACAGTGGTGATACAGTCCATAGTAGGCTGCATCATTGACTCTTTCATGATTGGCACCATTATGGCCAAGATGGCTCGGCCAAAGAAGAGGAACCAGACCCTCATGTTCTCCAAAAATGCTGTCATTGCGCTGCGTGATGGCAAGCTGTGCCTCATGTGGAGGGTGGGGAACCTGCGGAAGAGCCACATTGTGGAGGCTCACGTCCGTGCCCAGCTCATACGTTCGTATGTCACAGCTGAGGGCGAATTCATCCCTTTAGAGCAGATGGACCTCAATGTGGGCTATGATGAGGGCACAGACAGGCTGTTTCTAGTATCTCCACTGGTTATAGTCCACGAGATAGACAAAGATAGCCCCTTGTATACTCTGAGCCGAGCTGATCTGGAGGCAGATGACTTTGAGGTCGTTGTGATCCTGGAAGGAATGGTGGAGGCCACAGCCATGACCACCCAGTTCCGTAGCTCCTACCTTTCCAGAGAGATCTTCTGGGGCCACAGGTTTGAGCCTGTGATCTACGAGGACCGCGACCGCTACAAGGTAGACTACGCACGCTTTCACAAGACATACGAGGTGCCGTCAATGCCCCATCTCAGCGCCAAAGAGCTGGATGAAGCTGCGAGCAAGGCTTCTTCCGCTGCTTCTCCTGCGTCTGCATGCAGAGCCACAAAAGACTTGATCCCCATGTCACTTAACGCTTTCTGCTATGAGAACGAGGTGGCATTGAGCTGtggggaggaagaggatgatatATTTGACTCTTCTCAGATTGTAGGGAAGGAGAGGGCAGAGGAGAGAAGGACTTCAGTTTCTGTTGACTTCCAAAATATGTTCCACGACAACTCGACCGTGACTTCAGGCAGTCACAATGTCATGTGTGTTCTTGACATGGACAATAACCAGATGGAGTTTGATATCTTACAGACTGCAATTCCTCTTGATCCAGTGACCTATAAGAGCGAGCAAGAGATTCAGTGA